The genomic stretch ACTTGGGTGGGGGCTTTTATGGTGGAGCTGAAGCCAGTGCCGCGGCTGCTGCCGCGGCAGGAGGCGGAGGTTATTTAGGCGGAGGCTTATATGGGGGAGCTGATGCCAGTGCTGCGGCTGCTGCCGCAGCGGGCGGTGGAGGTTATTTAGGCGGAGGCTTATATGGGGGAGCTGATGCCAGTGCTGCGGCTGCCGCCGCAGCGGGCGGTGGAGGTTATTTAGGCGGAGGCTTATATGGTGGAGCTGATGCCAGTGCTGCCGCTGCTGCTGCGGCAGGAGGTGGAGGTTACTTAGGTGGGGACTTTTATGGTGGAGCTGATGCTAGTGCTGCAGCTACTGCAGGAGCAGGAGGTGGAGGCTATTTGGGTGGAGGTTATTATGGTGGAGCTGATGCCAGTGCTGCAGCTGCTGCTGGGGCAGGTGGTGGTGGTTACTTAGGTGGAGGTTTATATGGTGGAGCAGGCGCTAGTTCTGCAGCTACCGCAGGAGCAGGAGGTGGAGGTTATTTGGGTGGGAGCTTTTATGGTGGGGCTGATGCTAGTGCTGCGGCTGCGGCTGCTGCTGGGGCAGGAAGTGGAGGTTATTTAGGTGGAGGCTTATATGGCGGAGCTGGCGCTAGTTCTGCAGCTGCTGCCGCGGCAGGTGGTGGGGGTTTATATGGCGGAGCGGGCGCTAGTTCGGCAGCAGCTGCTGGAGCTGGAGCAGCAGGTGGAGGTTATTTAGGTGGAGGTTCATATGGCGGAGCTGCTAGTTCTGCAGCAGCTGCAGGGGCAGGAGGTGGTGGTATATATGGTGGAGCGGGCGCCAGTTCTGCAGCTGCTGCCGGTGCTGGAGGTGGAGGTTATCTGGGTGGTGGCGGCTTGTACGGTGGATCCAGCGCCGGTGCGGCGTCAGCTGCTGCAGCTGGTGCTGGTGGGGTTGGAGGTTACCTTGGCGGCAGTAGCGCAGCTGGTGCAGCCGGCAGTGCTGGTGGCTACACTTACACATATGGTTTCAAGTAACATGAAAAATACGAATAGTCAAATATGCAATTTTCAAATATAGTTTTGGGACAATTCAACCACCTGTTATGGAAAGCAAACcacaattttagtttaaaaaatggtAATACTGCATTGAAGTTGAACATGTATTTTTGTGTAGCattataaatctattatttgtattaacaGAAACTGGTAATTTTACCATGCGTGCAAAGTCTGTCCATTGACCCGTACAGATCGTCAAATtggttgtattttattatacataagtatttgtataaatatgtatccatattaaatatgtataatatgtatttaaaatatttcttattatttttgcaacagttatttattgttttattatatattatatatagttCAATATCACTCTATTTTATTCCCGTAGGATGgaaaattgtaatatattatactaCTCAATGTTATGAAACGGTTATATatgtaatacttttatttaataaatatgtatgcttgattttatatatagttataaaaataatatcaatagtgAACAGACGATCTGTATAGACTAAGATCTCATACCAAATGCCCTgttaaatatagaaaattataaaatgaaacctgcatttttattttctgcattttatcattaggtaatttatttgacatcacaaataaaaaaagtaccttAATAACAGGTAATTGAAAACAGACTACgaatttatcaatttatttcattagatAGCCTACTAGAGACTCTTTAGTTCGTTAATATAGAGTTTGGGTCAATTTAAGGcaatttagtaattttattttcactataTATCAGACAAAAAAGTTAACAggttatataatataactagaCTAGACTCACGatattgataatataaaaaaatcgttactgTGTAGTATACAAATAGACaggcgtatttttttaatactgaaCGGATCGAGTAACTCTGGTAAGGGAGAATAGCTTCAATTCCTGAATACAAAAGattgttcataattttataacattttagtCCCTATTTATCAACGCCTTGTTTCCCGATAAAATTATGACAACGTTCGTTTCCATGGTCAATATTATTTCACTTCCTGAAAATGAAATCGGTTCGGGAGTTTgggcgtgaaagcgtaacagacagacatacaaagccattttcgtatttataaaaactttgaaaaaaaatgtttgtagtaTTTCTCATTAACTTGGAATTGAAACGTCATCTTTTTTTTGTAAGTCAATAAACCAGCAGAccaatcacctgatggtaagaaattgcCGTCGCCCATGAATACCCGAAATACTAAAGGCGttaagtgctttgccggccttttgggggtaaggaatttaagggttgttggggaatcggggattggaaatattgggaaggggagtaattgggcctccggtaacctcattcacacaacgaaacacaacgcaagcgttgtttcacgtcaactTTTTGGGAGGCCGTGATACCACTACAGTCGAGagggcccattcgtgctgaagcatggctctaccacattAAAAAGGTCTTATGTAAAGCCCCGTAATTTGTGCCGTTGTCTTATAAACGTATTACCACTGGATCGAGATCGATTTCGAGATTTTCTTTTCACgaccaatatttaaaaaaaagatgggTTGATGGTACTATCAAAACCAAATTATTTAGGGAAAACAAAATTCTCGCTTCGTATTTCACACGGTCTCCTTATAAAATGaagatcaaattatttttatttacctttgcgGATGTTGGTACGATTTTCATTGATTCTAAAATTAGGAGCTATTTTTATTCAAGCATGGTACACGGTGCATAGTGCTCATGGAAACgatcataaaaaagtatttatcagGTTaatcaatgtatttttatttgtacaagACTAAACCTTTTCTGTAGTCATTCTTATACGTAAAACATTTGTTAAATAAGAAAACACCTTTACTGTAAACCACCAccgaaaatttatttaattttcaagtcAATACGTGTTAAAATACAGAAATCATCTAATTATTGTAAAATCCTATTAATCATGTTAAATGTGGTAATTAGGTGtatgcagaaaataaaataaccagtCGAAACCAGTCGTTGTACTACAACATTTAACGTGAAGTTTAATCGTGTACGACTTAACTTGTGCTTACTCATACTATTGGTGTTTTGGTAGGCACTATAGTTTGGTGTATCGAGTTATTTGTCAGATATATGAACAGGCAAGTTCTTTTTATTTCTcgtaaaacttaataaattcaCAAGAAAAAATTAACTAAGTACCGTGATAATATGTATTTCCACATAATTGAAGCTGTGTATGTTCACGTTCAACACAAAACTAACTATTGTTATCAAAACTAATCAGTTTTTATCACTTGTAAACTTTGTAATGTTCTTAGAGTGACAGGACAAGAAGCAATTAA from Spodoptera frugiperda isolate SF20-4 chromosome 4, AGI-APGP_CSIRO_Sfru_2.0, whole genome shotgun sequence encodes the following:
- the LOC118272449 gene encoding spidroin-1-like yields the protein MAEQVRKTFSLLFFFAIIVAICRADDVSKSKTNHSTIVDHNKSKNALRYGYGSGASAAAAAAAGGYGGVGGGIQGGIEGGFEAGIDAGVEAAAGATASAGIGGMISGAIGGLFESSLSGGVQAEIEGGIQAGVEAGGSAGAYGIGNYGGNAYGGAGATAAATAGAGGGYRTGGGYYGGADASAAAAAGAGGGGYLGGGLYGGAGASSAAAAGAGGGGYLGGGFYGGAEASAAAAAAAGGGGYLGGGLYGGADASAAAAAAAGGGGYLGGGLYGGADASAAAAAAAGGGGYLGGGLYGGADASAAAAAAAGGGGYLGGDFYGGADASAAATAGAGGGGYLGGGYYGGADASAAAAAGAGGGGYLGGGLYGGAGASSAATAGAGGGGYLGGSFYGGADASAAAAAAAGAGSGGYLGGGLYGGAGASSAAAAAAGGGGLYGGAGASSAAAAGAGAAGGGYLGGGSYGGAASSAAAAGAGGGGIYGGAGASSAAAAGAGGGGYLGGGGLYGGSSAGAASAAAAGAGGVGGYLGGSSAAGAAGSAGGYTYTYGFK